In the genome of Epinephelus moara isolate mb chromosome 14, YSFRI_EMoa_1.0, whole genome shotgun sequence, the window AATACTCGTTTAATGGCACCTGAGGATGAAGACACTGACATCCTCTGTCATCCCTTGAAACAACTCAGCTGGTTACAAACATTTGTtcgtcatacttctactgttattatacacatatgactattgtcacacatgtatactgccagatattaatacatactttcaacatattgtaccacagtagccagaactataactataatattattactttcaataatgttgttgtaagctactgtcattacctgcatctctctctctctctctctctctctctctctctctctctctctgtctctctctctctctctctctctctctctctctctctctctctgtgattgtgatttgtgatattgggctttataaataaaattgattgattgattaatgttTGTTGAATTTAGTTTGTGACGTCTGGTGAACAAAAAATTGAAGCTGCTTCTGAGTGTGAGCTGTTGTGAGAGTCCACCCAGCTGCACACACTGAGTGACAGGGTCAGCTGTTATGTTGTCTTCACACCAAACGTTGTGTtactagaatattttgtgtcaaCTTGTGTCATACATGCTTGGAATCAAAGAGTGAACTTGTGCTGGTGTGTCCTTGGCATCATACAGCCTCAGAGGATCTCAATACTATTGGCTATCTGATTTATCACTCTCAAGAATGAGCGTGTGATGTAAAATCATACTACTCGCTTGATTCTCGCAGCTTAGTTCGCGCAGCTTAGTTCGCGCATTTCACGTCCTTTTGCGTTGCGTCCATTGCACCACCTGGTAATCATGTCTTCATGTTGACTTCACATGTAATTCACTCGCGTAAATTATTTGTGCCTGGTGTGAACACCATGTTAGCATCACACAATTTTTCATCAACGGGATTACTGTCAGAGTTGTGCCGTCTCGGTGTGGGTGTGAGTTTGTCTGGACTGTTTAACGGCCCGGTGTTGTTGTGACATTGAACTGAGAGTTTGTCGGGAGGACAGCAGCTCTGTAGATGGCTGTAACAGAAAGTCTGCTGATCCGGTGGGGAGAAGGGACGGTCCAGGCAGTGGTGccgtatccaccttatttttcacggaaacacggaggcaaaacagaacgcagccagcttccgtttttttgtgcgacacttccggtccagcactcttaccactgtgtaaatgggaatcgccttgttgtttaccttgctgagtNNNNNNNNNNNNNNNNNNNNNNNNNNNNNNNNNNNNNNNNNNNNNNNNNNNNNNNNNNNNNNNNNNNNNNNNNNNNNNNNNNNNNNNNNNNNNNNNNNNNNNNNNNNNNNNNNNNNNNNNNNNNNNNNNNNNNNNNNNNNNNNNNNNNNNNNNNNNNNNNNNNNNNNNNNNNNNNNNNNNNNNNNNNNNNNNNNNNNNNNNNNNNNNNNNNNNNNNNNNNNNNNNNNNNNNNNNNNNNNNNNNNNNNNNNNNNNNNNNNNNNNNNNNNNNNNNNNNNNNNNNNNNNNNNNNNNNNNNNNNNNNNNNNNNNNNNNNNCACACGtgtggctggcatgcagaagcaccgtctgtgtgtctgtgtgtcgagggtgcgagccgcagcttcagctgctcaggtagagaggctgtgtagcccggtgtgttttttcgctgattcggttctgcaggttctctgctggtacactggagacaggGATCAAGCAGTtggtctcactcgggatagattgtgcttttttggttcatagtttatgATTGACGTTCGATTTATTTgcgtttagagggaataaatttccgttataacggaaatgtgggcacagttatctatacaaaatacacagactaactaactaactaactaactaactgattgactaacataaacaactgaaaattgaaaaaaaaaaaaaggttgcaccgttagctccggtaagggaaagcatgagggaaagcggctgaccggaagtcacgcacaaaaaacggaagttgatcactatttacttccgtgtttgaaaataaggtggatagggGAGAAAAGTTAGGACGATTCCAAGGGCCCCTGACTGACAGGAAAAGTTAGGACGATTCCAAGGGCCCCTGACTGACAGGGGCCCCAAAAATAGGTAAAAATTTATATAACATTATTCAACCATCATCattaagtatatatttttttcaaatatagtaataaaattaatgatctctttgtttttacttgagtttggcagtaaaagttaaatatcccCACTGACCAAAAAGTGAACATGCATATTGACTGAGCACCCCCCTGTATCTGCATGAAGTGGTTTGGTCCTGCCTTAGCGCACTGACGGTGACAGTGCctagcagcaggcagcagttgCGCTAGAACGCTACAGTCATCATCATGCTACCTGGTACTAAAAGAAAATCCTGTTTTCataaaaggagagaaagaaaggagagagaggagaggcaaaagaaagggtgtcaatatgtgacccagtttttctccaagaaaggTGAGTAGCCTATAATGTGTGAGTGGTAGAGATTAACCCGTTAGCTTAATGTCCATAGTGaaataagctaacgttagctacagaCTAGTGTTAGCCTACACTTCCCtcctttttaacctacatttaatcagtgcagCTAAATGTTTAGCAAGATAGTCATATTAAACCAGTTGTCCCCGCCCCTTTTACCAGACTCAACCACAGAtgagtcagcagcagcagcagccctgtcTGCCCATAACTTTACCCCTCCCCATCTCAGTGAAGCCTGTATTAAAGGTAACaggcaatattaaaataatccagGTAGATGCTTTCATTTAGATTGAATTATGGCCGTTACATGACATCTATATATACAGACTTTATTATTCCCTCATGAAGGGCAATTTATTTGAgcagcttgcacacacacacacacacacacacacacacacacacacacaaaaccaaaaacatgtataaatgtatgtaaTCTAGTGATGGTGATCAATGTAAatctgtaggatttagtgttgttcatttattgggataaaaaaatctgctgtttttattattttgagatgatgagcttaatttattttgattgaaaagttaatgtatatttaagttgtttttttaagtctttcattaatgttaagaGAATTCtccaattctggattttacaataaaaattacatttagactGTAAAAGATGGCCCTTAGGACATTTTTTATGGCAGTTTTTAATTTTGCATCAAATAGTGAATTGCATACTGCATGCAGACTGTTGCATGCACAACTCACTagcagtaaatattgtactggtAGTATTGAACTACAAGAAGCAAGACAGTTGCAAGCTTTCAATGTTATGTAAAGTTTTTAATGGGTCAGTTAGGTCCTAAAGATGTGGTGACAACAGCTGCGCAGGGGGGGcctaatgtgattttttttcatggggcccaaaatcccTGGCGGCGTCCCTGGGTCCAGGATCAGATTCCCGGCACAAAAAGTACTGAAAGCAGGTATCTTTTGACTGGAGATGTCTCGATACTTCCTGGTACAGAATTATTTTGGTTGATACCTTAAATGTATCGCAAACTGATTCCCAGCCCAAACTGCCATCTCTGGTGCTTTTCACCAGCAGAtcattcaaatgttttgtaaagGAATAATGCAGCAGGACGTTATGAGAATCAGCACAACTTCAACAACTCATCAAGGTAAACACACCTCTTTACTTCCCACAGGTCCATGTTTTACCCTTCATCCTACAGACGACCAGGGTTGTTTGTTAAGTAGTcatgaaaacagaagtataAAGGCCACAGGACACCCACCTGTCGAGACTCTGGCTTGCCGTACCGTAGCTCTGTGACAAAGTGCTCACAGTTGTGAGTAACGACAGAGTACGGCAGCTCCTGGCTCACCATCCTGCAGGCGTCCCTCACGATGAGGTGGCGCTCACGAGGCTCGTACTCATCATCCAGGAAATTGTTGATGATGAAATGATGTTGGCCGACCACTTCCCAGATCTTCTGACGTCTCACCTGTGCTGTGTTGCTGTCCAGGAAGGTCAACAGGCCACCCAGAGCCCCTGAATCTTCATCTGTGTGTGATAGACGAGACATGAAATAGGTAAGAATAAAACAGCTTGGAGAGATAAAGGGCTGCAGACAgcgagagaaagaaagaaaaggaaaggataAAATGCCATTAATAAGTCATTACtgactttacagttattttACTTTACATACATGTTACTGACTGATAATCTGTTCATCTGAGAACTTAAACAAACAGAACTACTGTATATTAAGACAAGGAGCAGACAGAAGGTTACAGATGGTTTACAAGACTTGGACTAACTTGGAGGAGTCAAATGAACAATTTCATTTCCACCGATGTAGATGGCCCAGTGCTCATAGGTCCCACGGAAGATCTCGATCAGGTCTCCGGGCTTCGCATCGTGTTCAAACTAAAAGACAGACAACACACAAAGATACGTTCTAAACATCCTGAACTGACATGCAGTCAGTGTAAATGTTTGGTATTAAAAGGTGCTCTCTGCAGTTTCTGACCACCATTAGCACCATGGTTTCACACACTGATCTACAGGTGGCTGGTTTCAGTGCGCATCAGGGACACTGATTTAACTTGGCAACGGCCAATACTTCAGGGGTTCTGGTGTAGCCAGTGGATATCCAGTCAAAGACTTCCTTATATGTGCACCAGTAACTGAATTCATGTCTAAaatttaaatatgaaatgtcttgatttgaaattttaaaacctgaatttgaatgttttttttatgttcatgAACTAAGATCCAAAAATTCAATATTGAGAGTTAGATAGCTGATTAAATAGATAGATTAAATAGCTTCAGAGTAATACAGTACACTTTAGCAGCGGCGCAGTAATATGGAAGTTTTACAGTTGAGAAAATGTGAAGTCAAAGAAAAGgcctgtctgatggcaaggtaaagtgatgaaaaaaatcCTCACATAGCATCTACTGAGattgtttttttaggtgggcctCTTTTAacgtggctaaaatacattctGATATTGACCCCCGTTCACAGCAATGTCATGCTGAGCTTCCCTGGTGGGACGCCTGCCTGCTAATCCAAACTGGGGTGCACTGACCATCATCTACTGAAGGTAATAAATACACTGACTACTTAAGTGTCTCATTCAGCCCCACTCCAAAAATCCCAAACTGTCCCTTCATAGCAAAGCAGCTCCTACAGTAACTCATCGGTGACAGCagagctcagcagcagcagcagcagcaggagactCACCAGAGTTGGAGCCATGTCTTCAGTTCTTCATCTGTCAGCTGAGAGCCGatgtgtctctgctgcagccTGAAACCTAATTGTGCTTATGTCTCTGAAGTGAAAGTGTTCACCTGACCACAGGTGATAAACACTGATATGCAATAAGGCCCAGATTAGATACGCTCATTGGTCCACACTGAATAACCAGGCTGTGTGACCTGAAACTGTAAATCATTGACCAGATGAGTCAATGTTAATGTTGAACTCTGTCAACAGAGTTTGATAAAGTTCAATATAAGCTAAGTTTCATTTTTCCTGAAGTGTTCAGTGGGTGTTTCTCTGGGTTAAAGCTTCACTACAAAGGTTTCACAGTGACCTGATGTTCTTTAAAGACGTCTTTGTTACACAGTGTCTGTCAGTTTTACAATGAATAAAAACCAGgctgcacatttaacacatAATAAATGTCCTTATTGATTTTAATTCCAGTAGATTAAAAGGTAACTCGTTACACAGTGAGGAGACttattaaaacagacaaacagagctTCACTTTACCAACGCACACAGTCTGTACATAAAatccaaatatatatatatatttatattgaaGCTTATGACAGAGGCAGAGACCTTCACCTTATCGGCCTTCAGCTGATACACAGAGTCAAAGATGGACGAGTTTGTTCATGAAACATTGTTCTGGAGTAAATTAACTGAGATGAATCAGTCAAGGCCAAACACAGGAACATGGCAttgtaaaaaaattaattagCCCGCTGTTATTCcattaaaaaacagcattttcatGAATTTAACAGTGAAATATCTCTGATTTTacagagaggacagaaaagTGCTCTCACTGTCATCAGTTATTTGGTTTAAATATTGGCGATCAGATGATGCTCGATGACAAATTATTACACTTCATGATCAATCAAAGTTGACGATAAAAAACTGATTACAGTGAGTATGATGGTGTGCTGGTCAAATTATATGTACAAATTatcaacccctaccccttgttCTGGAGTGCCACCCCGCCCCTCTGAACACAGTTACAGCTCATTTATTCTCCCTTTACATATGAAAACAGATACGTGTATTTCAAGCGTTGTCATCATCCTTCCCGTTCCTCATATCAAGTCGTCAAACACCACCACTGTGTCGGTGATGTCAGCATCAGGCACTgacaccaaaagccaccttaTGTGGTGTTATGATGCATCGCTGGTCAGCTGTACAGCACCTGTCGTGACGGTAAGAATCACAGGATGGTGTCACTGTGAGACACTGCTGGTAAagtgtaatataaggagctgagACATCCGGTTGCTGCAGACAACGCGCGCGCGTACGCATCATGGCTGCCAAGTGTATTTTGCGGTTGTTTGGCCCGTAGGCCACTCACTTTGACGTGAGGTAACGTGACGCGTGCACAAgatgcaatattgacatgaaCACTAGAGGCGCTCGTGTGAAATAGACCATGAATGTGAGGTTGGGCCACACATACCATCTCCGATGGCGGCGCAGGATGCAGATCACCAGGGATGCagatgaatgttgagccaaaccatgatgtttttttctaaacctgaccacgtgtttgttgacatcctggtgTTGGTTGTGGCgtcctggaacatcaacagcagtcgCAGGAGGAAACCTAGCGTGTAAAATGCTGACGTGAAAGTTCAGTGACAGCATGGTGACATGTGACAATATGGGATGGGATGTGTCCCTAATGATgtcatagatacagccaatagatgacactagagggcggagtcaaaagCTTCACACAACAGCAAACGAGGTGacggtggaggaggtcgtaatatTGTGCCTGTACATGAAGGTGTTGTAGACAGGGGAGGTCTGTGAGGTCATTATATACATCCCCACATAGATGGAGAATTCTTTTGACTAATTTCAGTATATCGTCGTCTCTTACGCTCATATTTCActtgaactacgctacactgACTCCATGATGTCCGGTGGTTCAGCTCCGTTTCGTTCGTATCCGTATGCTTCaggaaaatgtgcacaaatacagacaaaatgaaaacgGAGTACGAACAGAAGGCTATGTCCGTGGTTGAAATCTTCGCCTATGAAACACCACTACCCTCTGAGACCCTGATACATCGTCAGCAGTTGTTGATGATGGCATTCACGTAATTACATGCAGTCTTCTGCTGTGATTTCTCTTGCGTTGGCTACAGACATCCTTTTGTGGTTGTCAGGACACTCACGATCTGTTCACAACTTCAGTTTGATGTTTGACTTGTTTGACCgatcaaacaagtcatcaaataaaaaagaactgCGCTTCATCATCAGGCCGCTGATCTGACGTGACGTTAGCAACATGTGCTCCTACtctgccagtctgcactgatgTTTGAGGAACGTGACAAATGCAACCCTTCGTTACCAGACTTGAGTTACATTTTTGGCATCACATGCCATCAGCTCATGAGGTGGAGATCAAATCAGAGCTAAAAGACTTTTgtccagaaagaaaactcctgTAGAAAGTTAACGTGTCACTGTGTATGCTGGACGTGAACATAGTGAATAATTTGCTCATGTGAACTTGATGAGATGAGAATATGTCGggctgtttgtctgtcagctTGTTTTGGAGTTTCTCTGCCTCCTAGTGGCCAAAATCTATCACAGCAGCTTTAAAAATCTGCCACACTTGCGCAGATGTAGCAGTGGCAGGTGAATGCTGGGAGCATCAGACAGAGTGAACTGGAAAAATCATATTCAGGAAAGCGTCCAAGCTGGGAGACCTGGAAGTTAAATTTCTCCCCAGTTCCTCATTAAGTGCTTAAAACAGGAAGCCCTCAATCAGAGCGGCGCAGGGATCCCAGCGGCCTTTTAGCTCTGCAGGatgtttggagaaattcccCCACTCAGATCAATGCTGCTGAGCCTTTTATTAAATACAGCTGGAATACAGAAAGTCCTGCAGCCCGGCCAACAATCTTTTTTCtactccttttttttcctctttactgTTCTGCTCTCTTCTGGTTGTCTTCACCTCATTGACAGCGGACAGAAGCCAGAGGAGGGATTTGACACCAAACATTcatctctcttcctgtctgtcagcgcTGCCTTTTACCACAGCACCTGTTGAACTGCGTACCATATATGCCGTCACCTGCCCGCTGCTTCACCCAGCCTCCCGACATCATATAGCTACTGCAGCtatgcttctctctctctgtttattccTCTCTCAGAGCTGCAGATAAGCCACTTTAGTAGAAGTGTTGCACttcagactgtttacctgcagtgTCTACACAAGTGGGTTAAAAACATAAttcaaatgaataatttatcTTCTCAAATAAAATCCACTTCCTGTTGATTCTGATGGTTCGTTGATGCCTGTGATATAATTAAATAATAGCTCTCGACAGGTCGAAGTGTGTCGTGATCATATCACAGCTAAGAGGGGCTGTTCTGTTTGGCATGACGACAGGACCGTCAGCTGTGATAAAATTACAACATATCACAGCCTGAAGTGAGCTGTTGCTTCTAAGTAAACAGTTACCAATGGCAATATTAAAGctcaacctggtctcacaaCTACAGCCATGGCATACTGattgcttggtcagtgatttccagGGTCAGGCAtcaatgaaaaaagccgtcctttcacctTGGCATGATATTTGGCTGGTCGCCGTTATTGTTTCATGGCACCCAGCAGCgtcagcaggaaaagcagccaGACAAAAATATGAGTTCAGGCATtggaagtccgagtagggtgggagcggtggtggatgagtccaaatACCTTTCACCCAgtattcacttcctgtaagagtGTAAAGccaaatgtctgttttcaaaatgtattttgaaaacagacaatgcatgtaacaggctgaagttgacacggcgtcccagaacgtcaacaaccaacacacccagggtaccttggacgtcatatgtggacgtggaaagtccatgaccaaacatggacatgtgacgaggtcacagtgaggattaTGATGGTTAGGACAGTTCAGTGTAAAACAATGCAATGAAAGTATTTTAGTTACTGATGTGTTTCGACATCACATCAAATTGAAGTGGAAGCTACTGAGGAAGTTATCCACTGCCTTACAAACCCAGTACAAGTCTAAAGTTTTGGCGGTGCCTTAACAACAAGGTTCCTCCAATACTGTTTTAATATGGAAGTCTGATTCAGATAATTTTGTACTGAGGCTGCTGTTACACAATATTCTGCACAAGATTCAGTATCTTTCAATACGACCACAAGAAGTGTTTTTCccagagaactgtattctggtcagggtgaaaAGTTTCTGAAGCAGCATAAGTTGGCGATTCGGTGTTTGACTTGCTCCTGAAATCTGATGCctcttaaggcccagacacaccaaaccaacctCAGAGAAGTGGCAGCAAGAAAAGTCCCCTACTGCATCGtctctccacagcagcagacggcggtcgtctgtattcatcactgaaaaaggaaacaggaagaatgtcttgatgctagttagccagttagcacagtTGTTCATCCTAATTTTTCACTActcttgttttttatgtttgtaatATTGATTAGTTGGTGAAATGTAATGTCTTATCTTTCTCTGAAAGGAGACGATGCATCTCCAGAGTGTAGAGATCATGGTTACACTGTACAAAAGATTTTTCTGTGTTGGAACTGACTTTTAACACGAGATGTAAATTGTGAAGTATAGACAGTATCGACAGTAAGGCACCGTCATATTTATAGATTCTTTCTCTCGTGtcgtttttctctttttttcctgcttcaCACCTTTTGTCTTTGATtcttttcatttcctgtttctctctctgccctctGACATCTTCTCTCTCAATTACTTCACATCCTTTAATTCTTCCCACCCGCTCATGACCACCCTCGCTCTCACCTCTCCACTTCAGACCTCTGACCTTCACActggaaactgtgtgtgtgtgtgtgtgtgtgtgtgtgtatggtgggTTTAATCAGTGCCTGGAGGCAGAAAGCAGAGCTCTCATCTCTAACTAATCCATCCTTGTGGGTGCAGACTGCCTCTCCTCGTGTGACTGGTGAGCAGCGGTAAAACCTTGGGTGAGTTTCGACCAGTGGACGTTCTTGTTTCCCATCTCGTCTTCCTACAGTcgagcctcctcctcctcctcctcctcctcctcctcctcctcctctcactgcAGCCCACTCACTGTAGGTTCAAGCAGCCAGGGCTGTGTCAGATGTTGGCCTTTGATATGCTAATGCCGTCCTggttttcatgtctttttaaaGTATTGACTGGTAGAAATGTGAGTGCAGCGTGATCCTGGGCCTGTTGCACTGACGCTGAGGGAGGAGATATCGTACAGAGCGTCTGCTTAGTCAGTGATTTGCACTTTGCCTTCACCTGAAATCACTTCAGTCAGCTGAGAACAATGTATGTTCAGGAATCTGTGGTGGTGACGGGGAGTGTCCACcagctgacagacagatggtCACAGTGCACTTTGTCAGACTCAAGCTGAACGTGAGTACGCACACAAAGGGAGTTCTCTAACAgtgtaaataaaacacatgaCTCAGGGacaaaagagacaaacagacaggtgACATATTCACTTGATAAAGTccagcaaaaataaatgtgtcatgAGTTTGTCACagcaaagaaaaatgtgttttttaccaCCCAGCCAAATTCCACATATATAAATTAGGTTTCAGAATCATGGGATCATGAGCAGCATCTCTGCTCTGAGACGCTGGGTGCGCGTCCTCTGAATGAGCTGAGCAAACACTCTTTTGGGAGCTACAGTGAGCCTGTAGCACAGTAACATACACCACCTCTGAGTCAAAGAAGGAGCTGCTGTGCAGAGGCAGACTCTCGTTAGCAGCTAAATCAGTAGCACACTCCTTCCCCCCCAAGAAATCGAACCACTGTACAATGACAGATGCATGTTAGGAGCTAACCCAGGGGAACAGAAACAGTCACCACCCGGAGCCAAAGAACGAGCCGCTCTAAAGTGACCGACTCTCGTTAGCAGCTAACCCTGTAGCAAAAAGCACACAACCCTCCTCACCAGGGAATGAGAGCTGCTGTGTGGTAGTAGCCTCTCGTTCAGCAGCTAACGAATATTAAAAATCGGTCAAAGCTGTTGTTATATCTGAAGTATCCCACATTATTGCAATTTGAAAATCCTCTTGTGCACCAGGCATGGGTCCATGGTCTCCAACAGTATAAACTCTCAAAGTACCCTCAAACAATTAGCACCgacaggttaggttaggtttagaaagtGAAACATGGTTGGACGTCTTCACATTACATTCTTAATGTAAAGTAACAGGTCGGGTTTAAGAAAACAATCATGGTTGGGTGTCGTCATGTCACGTACttacataaagttacataggttaggtttaggaaaagaaacatcacttggtttcacacagaacacaaa includes:
- the LOC126401084 gene encoding phospholipase A and acyltransferase 4-like — encoded protein: MAPTLFEHDAKPGDLIEIFRGTYEHWAIYIGGNEIVHLTPPNEDSGALGGLLTFLDSNTAQVRRQKIWEVVGQHHFIINNFLDDEYEPRERHLIVRDACRMVSQELPYSVVTHNCEHFVTELRYGKPESRQVKRAAVIGGIAVAGVGIVALGAALFASLLKDDDKERRHHK